Within the Dolichospermum compactum NIES-806 genome, the region CAACAACTCCCCAAGGTATCAGCGAGGCAGAAGCTAATTTAAGATTAAAACAATCTGGTTATAACGAACTTCCCGAACCCCAAACACGCCCTTTAATTCTGCGTTTTACCGACCAATTAACCCATTTTATGGCCTTGCTGTTGTGGGTAGCGGGAATATTAGCTTTTATTTCGCAAACACCAGAATTAGGTTGGGCAATTTGGGCAGTAATTTGGATTAATGCTATTTTTAGTTTTTGGCAGGAATTTCAAGCCGAAAAAGCCTTATCAGCCCTGAAAAAAATCTTACCTTCCCAAGCCAAAGTTTTTCGTGATGGAAAATTGTCTGTAATTGCTGCCCGTGAATTAGTTAGCGGCGATGTCATGCAGTTAGAAGAAGGTGATAAAATCTCCGCTGATGCCAGACTGATTGAAAGTCAATCTTTATATGTAGATGTCTCCGTACTCACAGGGGAATCTTTGCCCGTTACCCGCATTAGCGAACCTGTTACCGCCGCAAATATCCATGCTTCGGAAGCCAGTAACTTAGTCTTTGCAGGTTCTACCGTGGCCGCTGGTCGGGGACTCGCGGTAGTATATGCCACAGGCACTCATACAGAATTTGGTCAAGTAGCCCGTCTCACCGCCCATGTGAAGCGGGAAGCCAGCACTTTAGAAGTGCAGATTTCTAGGGTGGTTCACATCATTACCATCATTGCTTTGAGTATGGGGGTGGTGATATTTTTACTCACTAAGTTGCTGGTAGGAATGCAACTCAAAGAAAGTTTCATTTTTGCCATTGGGATTATTGTGGCATTTGTCCCGGAAGGCTTATTACCTACTGTGAGTCTAGCCTTAGCCATTGGTGTCAAGCGCATGGCTACCCAAAATGCTTTGGTGCGGCGTTTGTCTGCGGTGGAAACGCTGAGTGCAGTTACTGTTATTTGCACTGACAAAACTGGGACTTTAACTAAAAATGAAATGACTGTCCGCCAATTGTGGATTCCTAATACTAATATTAATGTGACTGGGGTGGGTTATGAACCCAAGGGAGAAGTGGAATTTCTTACGGAAGAGTTACGCACCACAGAGGCACAGAGAACACAGAGGAATGAGGTGCGGTTAATGTTGGCTGGTGCGGCACTTTGTTCTAATGCGCGGTTAAATCATCCTTCCAATTCCAATCAATGGCAAGTATTGGGTGATCCTACGGAAGGGGCGTTATTGGTGGCTGCAATTAAGGCGGGTTTGAAGTTGGAGGAGTTGCAACACCAAGTGCCAAGGGTTCGGGAAATACCTTTTGATTCGCACCGGCGGATGATGACGGTTTTATTAGAAGGACATTTGGAATTTGACAATACTGAAAATTCCCAGTATTTGATTTTTACTAAGGGATCAACTTTAGATGTATTGCAACATTCCCGGTATTTATGGCGTTCAGGGGAAAGGCTGGAACTGACGGAAACTCAGCGAAAGGAAATTATCGCGGCTAATGATCAATTGGCTAATCAAGGTTATCGTGTTTTAGGGGTGGCTACTAGGCAAGGTGGGGCGGAATTAAATCACCTAGATGATAATTTGTTAGAACAGGATTTGACTTTTTTGGGCTTGGTGGCGATGATTGACCCAGCCCGTCCAGAAGTTGCTGATGCGATCGCTCTTTGTCATCGTGCCGGGATTCAAGTTACTATGATTACAGGTGATTATGGGTTAACAGCCGCTGCGATCGCTCAACGCATTGGTTTAGCAAACGGTAAACCCAGAATTATCACCGGCGAACAATTAGGACATCTTTCGGATACGCAATTGCGGCAAATCCTCCACAAGCACAAAACCGGGTTAGTATTTGCCAGAGTCATGCCAGAACAGAAACTCAGGTTAGTGGAAGCATACAAAACCCTTGGTCATGTCGTCGCTGTTACAGGTGATGGTGTCAATGATGCCCCCGCTTTACGTGCTGCCAATATCGGCATAGCCATGGGAATTAGTGGGACAGATGTTGCCCGTGAAGCTGCGGATATTGTTCTCATAGATGATAATTTTGCCACCATTGTCGCCGCCATTGAACAGGGTCGAGCGGTGTATCAAAACATCCGCAAGTTCATGACTTATATTCTCGCTTCTAACATGGCGGAGTTTTTGCCCTTCCTGGCAATGGTGTTTCTGAAAATACCCCCAGCATTAGTAATTTTACAAATATTAGCCATTGACTTAGGTACAGATATGCTGCCCGCACTGGCATTAGGGGCAGAAAAACCGGAAACTGGTTCAATGGAGTTACCACCCCGGAAAAAATCCCAAGCACTGTTAGATTTACCCTTACTGCTTCGTGCTTACTGCTTTTTAGGACTGCTGGAAGGTTTGGCAGGTATGGCAGGATTTTTCTTTGTTTGGTGGACAAATGGCTATAATATTCCCCAATTACAGGCACTCAGTCCTAGTATTTTATCACACTCAGCTAATGCGGCGACAATGGCGATTTATCACCAAGCAACGACAATGACTTTAGCTGTAATTGTCGCTTGTCAAGATGGTAACGTCTTTGCCTGTCGTTCGGAACGGGTTTCAATTTTGCGCTTGGGCTTTTTTACTAACCGCTTCATTTGGCTTGGAATTGCGGTGGAATGGTTTTTGATTCTCTCAATTATTTATTCTCCTACTCTACAAAAAATCTTCTCGACTGCATCTTTAAAACCATCATATTTATTGATGTTATTGCTGTGTCCACCGTTCATCTTAATAGCTGATGAACTGCGAAAGCGAATTATTGGACAATTCAACCTTTAAACAAGTTTAGATTTTAGGCGTTACTG harbors:
- a CDS encoding cation-translocating P-type ATPase, encoding MNSNFHIWTLTPTDVYKTLTTTPQGISEAEANLRLKQSGYNELPEPQTRPLILRFTDQLTHFMALLLWVAGILAFISQTPELGWAIWAVIWINAIFSFWQEFQAEKALSALKKILPSQAKVFRDGKLSVIAARELVSGDVMQLEEGDKISADARLIESQSLYVDVSVLTGESLPVTRISEPVTAANIHASEASNLVFAGSTVAAGRGLAVVYATGTHTEFGQVARLTAHVKREASTLEVQISRVVHIITIIALSMGVVIFLLTKLLVGMQLKESFIFAIGIIVAFVPEGLLPTVSLALAIGVKRMATQNALVRRLSAVETLSAVTVICTDKTGTLTKNEMTVRQLWIPNTNINVTGVGYEPKGEVEFLTEELRTTEAQRTQRNEVRLMLAGAALCSNARLNHPSNSNQWQVLGDPTEGALLVAAIKAGLKLEELQHQVPRVREIPFDSHRRMMTVLLEGHLEFDNTENSQYLIFTKGSTLDVLQHSRYLWRSGERLELTETQRKEIIAANDQLANQGYRVLGVATRQGGAELNHLDDNLLEQDLTFLGLVAMIDPARPEVADAIALCHRAGIQVTMITGDYGLTAAAIAQRIGLANGKPRIITGEQLGHLSDTQLRQILHKHKTGLVFARVMPEQKLRLVEAYKTLGHVVAVTGDGVNDAPALRAANIGIAMGISGTDVAREAADIVLIDDNFATIVAAIEQGRAVYQNIRKFMTYILASNMAEFLPFLAMVFLKIPPALVILQILAIDLGTDMLPALALGAEKPETGSMELPPRKKSQALLDLPLLLRAYCFLGLLEGLAGMAGFFFVWWTNGYNIPQLQALSPSILSHSANAATMAIYHQATTMTLAVIVACQDGNVFACRSERVSILRLGFFTNRFIWLGIAVEWFLILSIIYSPTLQKIFSTASLKPSYLLMLLLCPPFILIADELRKRIIGQFNL